Proteins encoded by one window of Companilactobacillus ginsenosidimutans:
- a CDS encoding nucleoside triphosphate pyrophosphohydrolase, translating to MFKLVRNKIPDIVGDEVEFTTLTNEDYRIALRTKLVEEANKVKKAETRANLVEELGDLEEIIHAILEDASITYEEMDSIRHSKDIQRGNFSDKIAMTTTD from the coding sequence ATGTTTAAATTAGTTCGTAATAAAATCCCAGATATTGTTGGGGACGAGGTCGAATTTACGACCTTAACAAATGAAGATTATCGTATTGCTTTGCGTACCAAATTAGTTGAAGAAGCTAACAAAGTAAAAAAAGCTGAAACTCGTGCCAACTTGGTTGAAGAATTAGGGGATCTAGAAGAAATTATTCATGCAATTTTAGAAGATGCTTCAATCACATATGAGGAAATGGACAGTATTCGCCATTCCAAAGATATTCAACGAGGCAATTTTTCTGATAAAATTGCTATGACTACTACTGATTAA
- a CDS encoding SLAP domain-containing protein yields MKKTKRFVLTTAIMASLAMGGATTAVSVQNSQAAGIGDTITSIFSGSGLGSTATSGVNVNANGFKVVLPGGTEPTEENIEAAIGGTPSIAGLIPAKTSVSADGKTAIFTADLSGISSNQILTQIGNLIGKVVQVKVPITYSDSLTFKNGTTTANIKKGDKTFKLDGTVDGVYKTSPENATVEVTNDGGFNYAYAGTYSPTVKVSSDGTATSDDIQLTVNVLDASFQNLDQTVIKGANFDPNSVTGTDSIGQTLDMSTESSVNTSKVGKKTVKYTATDPSLDYKGDPIQWEVTGSVNVVDADSTQTINFVDANTGDTVDTTTLTGASGQTKSVDAPSGYDLVNDSDANITLQKGDHTSTVKVVKSGSSVQTPFSGTVSTYSNGGVVPLYNGDGTQTQRSLSANSDWATDQTKTMNGDKYYRVSTNEWVKASQVYEYTPTSSTITTNGDSIKGLYSINGNRSNRSLSPNSAWYTDRTASINGTTMYRVSTDEWVSSADVH; encoded by the coding sequence ATGAAAAAGACAAAACGCTTTGTTTTAACAACAGCAATCATGGCCAGTCTTGCAATGGGTGGAGCAACTACTGCAGTTTCAGTGCAAAACTCACAAGCTGCAGGAATTGGCGATACTATCACAAGCATTTTTAGTGGTAGTGGTTTAGGTTCAACTGCAACTTCTGGCGTTAATGTAAATGCTAATGGATTCAAGGTAGTCTTACCCGGTGGAACAGAACCCACTGAAGAAAATATTGAAGCGGCAATTGGTGGCACACCTTCTATTGCAGGTCTTATCCCTGCAAAGACATCAGTTTCTGCCGACGGAAAAACAGCAATTTTCACAGCAGATTTGTCTGGAATTAGTTCAAACCAAATTTTGACTCAAATTGGCAACCTTATTGGAAAAGTTGTTCAAGTTAAAGTTCCAATTACTTACTCAGACTCACTAACATTTAAAAACGGTACAACGACTGCAAACATCAAAAAGGGCGACAAAACATTCAAATTAGATGGTACTGTAGATGGTGTTTACAAAACTTCACCAGAAAATGCTACCGTTGAAGTAACAAATGATGGTGGCTTCAACTATGCATACGCTGGAACATACAGTCCAACCGTTAAAGTGTCATCAGATGGCACTGCAACAAGTGATGACATTCAATTAACTGTTAATGTTTTGGATGCTTCATTCCAAAACCTTGATCAAACTGTAATTAAGGGTGCTAACTTCGACCCTAACTCAGTTACAGGTACAGATTCAATCGGTCAAACTCTTGATATGTCAACTGAGAGTTCAGTTAATACTTCAAAGGTTGGTAAGAAAACTGTTAAATATACAGCAACTGACCCTTCATTGGACTACAAAGGTGATCCGATTCAATGGGAAGTTACTGGTTCAGTAAATGTTGTTGACGCTGACAGTACACAAACAATCAACTTCGTTGACGCTAACACTGGTGACACTGTTGATACAACAACTTTAACTGGTGCTTCTGGTCAAACTAAATCTGTTGACGCTCCTTCAGGTTACGATTTGGTAAATGATTCAGATGCTAACATTACTCTTCAAAAAGGTGATCACACTTCAACTGTAAAAGTTGTTAAGTCTGGTTCATCTGTTCAAACACCATTCTCTGGTACAGTTTCAACTTACTCAAATGGTGGCGTAGTTCCTCTATACAATGGTGACGGTACACAAACTCAACGTTCATTGTCAGCTAACTCTGATTGGGCAACTGATCAAACAAAGACTATGAATGGTGACAAATACTACCGTGTTTCAACAAACGAATGGGTTAAAGCCTCACAAGTTTACGAATACACACCAACAAGTTCAACAATCACAACAAATGGTGACTCAATTAAAGGTTTGTACTCAATCAACGGTAACAGATCAAACCGTTCATTATCACCTAACAGTGCTTGGTATACAGACAGAACTGCTTCAATCAATGGAACAACAATGTATCGTGTATCAACTGACGAATGGGTTTCATCAGCAGACGTACACTAA
- a CDS encoding DMT family transporter, with protein sequence MDWIFLILAGIGEMSGVTFLGFYTDRKNKLAVVAMVASFVFSLGFLYLALQTIPMSIGYSIWTGIGAAGGAIMNMWLFDEPRSWIRGFFIFLIIFAVIGLKFAR encoded by the coding sequence ATGGATTGGATATTTTTAATATTAGCCGGAATCGGCGAAATGTCAGGTGTAACCTTCTTAGGTTTTTACACTGATAGGAAAAATAAGTTAGCAGTAGTAGCAATGGTAGCGTCATTCGTCTTTAGTCTCGGATTTCTTTATCTAGCGCTACAAACAATTCCCATGTCAATCGGATACTCCATTTGGACCGGAATTGGAGCCGCCGGCGGAGCAATTATGAACATGTGGTTATTTGACGAACCACGTAGCTGGATCCGTGGATTTTTCATTTTCTTAATAATATTTGCAGTAATTGGCTTAAAATTCGCAAGATAA
- a CDS encoding DMT family transporter — protein MRRSWLEILLGAILEVVWVSAMKHIHSIMGTIIIVVIIALSFYLMIDASKNIPAGTTYAVYVGLGSLFVVIA, from the coding sequence ATGAGAAGAAGTTGGCTAGAAATTTTATTGGGTGCAATTTTGGAAGTGGTTTGGGTTTCAGCGATGAAACATATACATTCAATCATGGGCACAATAATAATTGTGGTAATAATCGCCTTGAGTTTTTATTTAATGATAGACGCAAGTAAGAACATCCCCGCAGGAACCACCTATGCCGTGTACGTTGGCTTAGGCTCCCTTTTCGTGGTAATCGCCTGA
- the guaB gene encoding IMP dehydrogenase, with protein MSAWDTKFDKKGFTFDDVLLVPAESHVLPNEVDLSVQLAKNIKLNTPILSASMDTVTEAPMAIAMARQGGLGVIHKNMSIEQQADEVLKVKRSENGVIIDPIYLTVDAPVSAAEDLMHSYRISGVPIVSNTDELKLVGIITNRDLRFINDYSVKIDTVMTRENLITAPVGTSLEEAEKILQTHKIEKLPLVDGQGRLGGLVTIKDIEKVEQFPDAAKDQYGRLLVAAAVGVTTDTFERATALLDAGADAIIIDTAHGHSAGVLRKISQIRDEFPDATLIAGNVATAEGTRALYDAGVDVVKVGIGPGSICTTRIVAGVGVPQLTAVYDAASVAHEYGKTIIADGGIKYSGDIVKALAGGGNAVMLGSMLAGTDEAPGEFEIYQGRRFKTYRGMGSLAAMSHGSSDRYFQSGVNEANKLVPEGIEGRVAAKGAVGDVIYQLLGGLRSGMGYVGAGNLKELQDAQFIQISNAGLRESHPHDVTITKEAPNYSTR; from the coding sequence ATGTCGGCATGGGATACAAAATTTGATAAAAAAGGTTTCACGTTTGATGATGTTTTATTGGTTCCAGCAGAGAGTCACGTTTTGCCAAACGAAGTTGATCTATCGGTCCAATTGGCAAAGAACATCAAGTTAAACACACCTATTCTTAGTGCAAGTATGGATACAGTTACTGAAGCACCAATGGCTATCGCAATGGCTCGCCAAGGTGGTTTAGGTGTTATCCACAAGAACATGTCTATCGAACAACAAGCTGATGAAGTGCTAAAAGTTAAACGTTCAGAAAATGGCGTTATTATTGATCCAATTTATTTAACAGTTGATGCACCGGTCAGTGCAGCTGAAGATTTGATGCATTCTTATCGAATCAGTGGTGTTCCCATCGTTTCAAATACTGACGAATTGAAACTTGTTGGTATCATTACTAATCGTGACTTACGTTTTATCAATGATTATTCTGTAAAAATTGATACAGTTATGACACGCGAAAACTTAATTACCGCTCCAGTTGGTACTTCACTGGAAGAAGCCGAGAAAATTCTTCAAACACATAAAATTGAAAAACTTCCACTCGTTGATGGCCAAGGTCGTCTTGGTGGATTAGTAACAATTAAAGATATTGAGAAAGTTGAACAATTCCCTGATGCTGCCAAAGATCAATACGGACGATTGTTGGTAGCTGCCGCAGTTGGTGTTACTACAGATACTTTTGAACGTGCTACTGCCTTACTAGATGCCGGAGCAGATGCAATTATTATCGATACTGCCCACGGTCATTCAGCCGGAGTACTACGTAAAATTTCTCAAATTCGTGACGAATTCCCAGACGCAACATTGATTGCCGGAAACGTCGCTACAGCAGAAGGCACACGTGCACTTTATGATGCTGGTGTCGATGTTGTTAAAGTTGGTATTGGACCTGGATCAATTTGTACAACTAGAATTGTTGCCGGAGTCGGTGTTCCTCAACTAACAGCTGTCTATGATGCTGCTAGCGTGGCACACGAGTACGGCAAAACAATTATTGCCGATGGTGGTATCAAATACTCAGGTGATATTGTAAAAGCTCTTGCAGGCGGAGGAAATGCCGTTATGCTTGGATCAATGTTAGCCGGTACCGACGAGGCACCTGGTGAATTCGAAATATATCAAGGACGTAGATTTAAGACTTACCGTGGAATGGGTAGTTTAGCTGCCATGTCACACGGTTCATCAGATCGTTACTTCCAAAGCGGTGTTAACGAAGCTAATAAGTTAGTTCCTGAAGGTATTGAAGGTCGTGTTGCTGCCAAAGGCGCAGTCGGCGATGTAATTTATCAACTCCTTGGTGGCTTACGTTCTGGTATGGGTTACGTTGGCGCTGGTAATTTGAAGGAGTTGCAAGATGCTCAGTTTATTCAGATTTCTAATGCTGGTTTGAGGGAGTCACATCCTCATGACGTTACTATTACTAAGGAAGCACCTAATTATTCAACTAGATAG
- a CDS encoding ABC transporter ATP-binding protein → MAKPIISMKNIVKKFGDQTVLNHVNFDIAEGKIIGLIGPSGAGKSTIIKIILGMEKTQDGTATVFGQVMPNRQLLSRIGYMAQTDALYDALSARENLKFYADMKGVSAENAKAQIEHITKVVDLTDDLDKRVSGYSGGMKRRLSLAIALLGDGEVLILDEPTVGIDPALRRKIWDELHSLRDAGKTILVTTHVMDEAELVDDVALILGGKLIAYDTPANLKAEYNEDTVENVFLKAEDNDEKNMGNR, encoded by the coding sequence ATGGCAAAACCGATTATTTCTATGAAGAATATTGTTAAGAAGTTTGGGGATCAGACTGTTTTAAATCATGTTAACTTCGATATTGCTGAAGGGAAAATTATTGGACTTATTGGGCCATCTGGTGCTGGTAAATCCACTATTATTAAAATTATTTTAGGTATGGAAAAGACTCAAGATGGTACTGCTACTGTTTTTGGGCAGGTGATGCCTAATCGTCAATTGCTTAGTCGAATTGGTTACATGGCGCAAACAGATGCCTTGTATGATGCTTTATCAGCTAGAGAAAATCTTAAATTTTACGCTGATATGAAAGGTGTCTCGGCAGAGAATGCCAAGGCACAAATTGAACATATTACTAAAGTTGTCGATTTAACGGATGATTTGGACAAACGTGTTTCTGGATATTCTGGTGGTATGAAACGTCGTCTATCACTTGCCATTGCACTATTAGGAGATGGAGAAGTTCTGATTCTTGATGAACCGACGGTCGGAATTGACCCTGCTTTACGTCGTAAAATCTGGGATGAACTACACAGCTTGCGTGATGCCGGGAAAACCATCTTGGTTACGACTCATGTTATGGATGAAGCAGAATTAGTTGATGATGTTGCCTTGATTTTAGGCGGCAAGTTAATTGCCTATGATACTCCAGCTAATTTGAAAGCTGAATATAATGAAGATACTGTTGAGAATGTCTTCTTGAAAGCGGAGGATAACGATGAAAAGAACATGGGCAATCGCTAA